A window of the Vespa crabro chromosome 8, iyVesCrab1.2, whole genome shotgun sequence genome harbors these coding sequences:
- the LOC124426143 gene encoding voltage-dependent calcium channel subunit alpha-2/delta-3 isoform X1 has protein sequence MFLRIDRIVRSGILFLLCIGSSFQQEEDIPHNEVKNWALKFGVDLWEFGKQVTKMTEIQKNYYKVEANLIKRDGLVLVREMAAEVKNMMDFKMNAVMRLMESAEQAAVSAPRDGNVSPKYHSSHRSNLFMGDGKGSSDSREVYLSMNRHFDRLAVNVSLSSVLMPAGIQETESDVAAGIQWSEYLDPLFVNNYESDPSLSWQYYGATSGFLRRFPAITWPPMEFGTNKSPSVSSNRVYRDVYDFRTSNWFVGAANSPKDLAILIDTMGYDSERNQRLISATTKAILDTLGPDDYVNVYRYGETAEEIVQCFKDSLAQASPENIHELKLATNTLKREETTKNISAALSTAFEILQKYNRTSQGSQCNQAIILITTDNEGPPKEVIKRYNWPHMPVRLFTYLVGGDKSPELFDMACNNKGYYARITKPEEIKSKVFEYVKVLARPMVLYQHDHPIHWSPAYIGGKSGRYGRENRGQLMTSVTAPILDRRNHTLKRANLLGVVGTDVPVEEIQKLVPPSKLGVNGYSFIVDNNGRVLYHPDLRPLPGNADYEETLKPTYISVDLSEVELAEYDGPSHSLNNSLLLDLRHDMIDQKEGETGFAVKIHYDDMKRVTIRRHNYFYKPIEGTPFSLGLALPEGYGMFELLAEQEIKHTIVDVTEYFKGNNWKVHPDWVYCEYNSASDKLFSSPEERVLHFLSRTRKPGWKWMSLRPRSPSSHHKQASKPDKDAYYCDKRLLQSLVLDALVTDGFDKRRSSMHKEENPNPIAILMALLHSQGKGRFGVTRSFIATRSGLFRWHEHQQSDETAEEPWFPEQQARAMESSWYKRAVDQHSIEPESFVFSVPFDAAERPNPLVTATHAIFIGKGHKAPAAVVGLQFQHSSLASHFVNITSTCTGMSGCKKNCASEELDCYILDNSGFIVISERHEHTGKFFGEIDGTIMDSLVQDRIYRKVTVIDYQGTCSPQESHRSSAPRTTSASILKGTALIGNFIWNLFVSFNVQDIWRTVVAFAKDAAHSMQNDDDLIFSDTDVETDPNNNGADELAELHNLESIAPAESTAGSVPGKEHFSEIPVAPPIPVSPPTTRATSAHFPPRKLRSCEKKTDLYILQPERLNTSGQSNPLKGKLTNCHVTGCERPFSVQKIHHTNLILLVVDTLCPCGNKQLSIEPIEAMTEPGACTARRERLYRRRPPKCINYHPEEMEIKICGGASTQFSRSTLVVLLLTIFVVRLA, from the exons ATGTTTCTGCGTATCGACAGGATCGTGCGCTCGGGGATCTTGTTTCTGTTGTGCATCGGCTCGAGCTTTCAGCAGGAGGAGGATATACCCCATAACGA agTAAAAAACTGGGCCTTGAAATTTGGAGTGGATCTATGGGAATTTGGTAAGCAAGTGACCAAAATGACCGAAATACAAAAG AATTATTACAAAGTCGAGGCGAATCTTATTAAAAGGGACGGCTTGGTACTGGTAAGAGAAATGGCTGCTGAAGTTAAAAATATGATGGACTTTAAAATGAACGCTGTAATG AGGCTAATGGAAAGTGCCGAACAGGCCGCAGTTTCTGCGCCAAGAGACGGTAACGTGTCACCTAAGTATCATTCTTCCCATCGTTCGAATCTTTTTATGGGAGATGGCAAAGGTTCCTCCGATTCTCGTGAAGTATATCTAAGCATGAATCGTCATTTCGATCGGCTAGCAGTCAATGTCAGTTTATCGTCGGTTCTCATGCCAGCTGGAATACAAGAGACAG AAAGCGACGTTGCTGCGGGCATTCAATGGAGCGAATACTTGGATCCTCTTTTCGTCAATAATTACGAAAGCGATCCTTCGTTATCTTGGCAGTACTACGGCGCTACCTCGGGATTTTTAAGACGCTTTCCTG ccaTAACGTGGCCACCGATGGAATTTGGCACGAACAAGTCACCGTCAGTTTCCTCGAATCGTGTTTATCGCGACGTGTACGACTTCAGGACTTCTAATTGGTTCGTCGGTGCTGCGAATAGTCCAAAAGATTTGGCAATTTTAATAGACACCATGGGATACGATAGCGAGAGGAATCAACGATTAATAAGTGCCACTACAAAGGCGATATTGGACACGTTAGGTCCCGACGATTACGTGAACGTTTACCGATATGGCGAAACGGCCGAGGAAATCGTACAGTGTTTCAAGGACAGCTTAGCCCAGGCCTCGCCAGAGAACATACACGAGCTCAAGCTCGCAACGAATACATTGAAACGCGAGGAAACGACAAAGAATATATCGGCGGCCTTGAGTACGGCCTTTGAAATACTTCAAAAGTACAACAGAACCAGTCAGGGTAGTCAATGTAATCAGGCGATAATCTTGATAACGACTGACAACGAAGGTCCTCCAAAGGAAGTGATCAAAAGGTATAACTGGCCGCACATGCCAGTCAGATTATTTACTTACCTCGTTGGCGGTGACAAGAGTCCGGAACTCTTTGACATGGCATGCAACAACAAAG GGTATTATGCGAGAATTACCAAGCCGGAGGAGATTAAAAGTAAAGTTTTCGAATATGTAAAGGTACTCGCCCGACCTATGGTCCTTTATCAGCACGATCATCCTATACACTGGAGTCCGGCTTACATCGGTGGAAAG agcGGTAGATACGGCAGGGAAAATCGTGGACAGCTGATGACGTCCGTCACTGCTCCGATTTTGGATCGTCGAAATCATACG TTGAAAAGGGCTAATTTATTGGGCGTCGTTGGTACCGACGTTCCCGTCGAAGAAATTCAAAAACTCGTCCCACCTTCcaaa TTGGGAGTCAATGGATACTCCTTTATTGTCGACAATAATGGCCGTGTCTTGTATCATCCGGATCTGCGTCCGTTG CCAGGAAATGCAGAT TACGAGGAGACACTGAAACCTACGTATATTAGCGTAGACCTATCGGAAGTCGAACTAGCCGAATACGACGGACCCTCGCACTCTTTGAacaattctcttcttttagaT TTGAGGCACGATATGATCGATCAGAAGGAAGGGGAGACTGGCTTTGCTGTGAAAATTCATTACGATGACATG AAAAGAGTGACTATCAGACGacacaattatttttacaagcCGATCGAGGGTACGCCGTTTTCATTAGGTTTGGCTTTACCCGAAGGGTATGGCATGTTCGAACTCCTTGCCGAACAAGAGATCAAGCACACGATAGTCGATG TGACGGAATActttaaaggtaataattgGAAAGTACATCCAGATTGGGTGTACTGTGAATATAATTCGGCATCGGACAAGTTGTTCTCTTCCCCGGAGGAACGCGTTTTGCACTTTTTATCACGCACGCGAAAACCCGGGTGGAAGTGGATGTCCTTGAGACCAAGGAGTCCAAGCTCGCACCATAAACAGGCGAGCAAGCCGGACAAGGACGCTTATTATT GTGATAAGAGATTACTTCAGTCTTTAGTTTTGGACGCATTGGTAACGGATGGgtttgataaaagaagaagttcGATGCACAAAGAAGAGAATCCAAA CCCTATTGCCATACTGATGGCTCTACTGCACAG CCAAGGGAAAGGTAGATTCGGGGTTACGAGAAGCTTCATCGCAACTAGAAGCGGACTTTTTCGTTGGCACGAACATCAACAGAGCGATGAGACCGCAGAGGAGCC TTGGTTTCCCGAACAACAAGCAAGAGCTATGGAATCGTCTTGGTACAAACGTGCCGTCGATCAACACTCGATAGAGCCAGAAAGTTTCGTTTTTAGCGTTCCATTCGATGCCG CCGAAAGACCGAATCCTCTGGTTACCGCGACACACGCTATCTTCATTGGAAAAGGACATAAAGCTCCGGCTGCAGTGGTAGGATTGCAATTTCAACATTCCTCATTGGCGTCGCATTTCGTTAACATAACTTCAACG TGTACAGGAATGTCTGGCTGCAAAAAGAACTGTGCGTCGGAGGAACTCGACTGTTACATACTCGACAATAGTGGATTTATCGTTATAAGCGAGAGACACGAACATACCGGGAAATTTTTCGGCGAGATAGATGGTACCATAATGGATTCCTTGGTACAAGATAGGATATACAG GAAGGTAACAGTTATCGATTATCAGGGAACGTGCAGCCCTCAAGAAAGTCACCGTTCGTCAGCACCAAGAACCACATCGGCATCTATTTTAAAAGGCACCGCGCTTATCGGCAATTTCATTTGGAATCTTTTTGTCAGCTTCAACGTTCAAGATATTTGGCGTACTGTAGTGGCCTTTGCCAAGGATGCGGCACATTCCATGCAAAACGATG ACGATCTGATATTTTCTGACACCGACGTTGAAACCGATCCCAATAACAACGGTGCCGACGAACTAGCTGAACTTCACAATTTGGAGTCGATAGCACCGGCGGAATCAACCGCTGGATCTGTACCAGGAAAAGAACACTTTTCGGAAATACCAGTCGCACCTCCGATACCCGTTTCACCACCGACTACTCGTGCCACGTCCGCCCATTTTCCACCGCGCAAATTAAGGTCTTGCGAAAAGAAGACGGATCTTTATATCTTACAGCCTGAAAGACTCAATACCAGCGGCCAAAGTAATCCGCTTAAAGGAAAACTCACGAATTGCCATGTTACAGGATGCGAAAG
- the LOC124426143 gene encoding voltage-dependent calcium channel subunit alpha-2/delta-3 isoform X2 — MFLRIDRIVRSGILFLLCIGSSFQQEEDIPHNEVKNWALKFGVDLWEFGKQVTKMTEIQKNYYKVEANLIKRDGLVLVREMAAEVKNMMDFKMNAVMRLMESAEQAAVSAPRDGNVSPKYHSSHRSNLFMGDGKGSSDSREVYLSMNRHFDRLAVNVSLSSVLMPAGIQETESDVAAGIQWSEYLDPLFVNNYESDPSLSWQYYGATSGFLRRFPAITWPPMEFGTNKSPSVSSNRVYRDVYDFRTSNWFVGAANSPKDLAILIDTMGYDSERNQRLISATTKAILDTLGPDDYVNVYRYGETAEEIVQCFKDSLAQASPENIHELKLATNTLKREETTKNISAALSTAFEILQKYNRTSQGSQCNQAIILITTDNEGPPKEVIKRYNWPHMPVRLFTYLVGGDKSPELFDMACNNKGYYARITKPEEIKSKVFEYVKVLARPMVLYQHDHPIHWSPAYIGGKSGRYGRENRGQLMTSVTAPILDRRNHTLKRANLLGVVGTDVPVEEIQKLVPPSKLGVNGYSFIVDNNGRVLYHPDLRPLPGNADYEETLKPTYISVDLSEVELAEYDGPSHSLNNSLLLDLRHDMIDQKEGETGFAVKIHYDDMKRVTIRRHNYFYKPIEGTPFSLGLALPEGYGMFELLAEQEIKHTIVDVTEYFKGNNWKVHPDWVYCEYNSASDKLFSSPEERVLHFLSRTRKPGWKWMSLRPRSPSSHHKQASKPDKDAYYCDKRLLQSLVLDALVTDGFDKRRSSMHKEENPNQGKGRFGVTRSFIATRSGLFRWHEHQQSDETAEEPWFPEQQARAMESSWYKRAVDQHSIEPESFVFSVPFDAAERPNPLVTATHAIFIGKGHKAPAAVVGLQFQHSSLASHFVNITSTCTGMSGCKKNCASEELDCYILDNSGFIVISERHEHTGKFFGEIDGTIMDSLVQDRIYRKVTVIDYQGTCSPQESHRSSAPRTTSASILKGTALIGNFIWNLFVSFNVQDIWRTVVAFAKDAAHSMQNDDDLIFSDTDVETDPNNNGADELAELHNLESIAPAESTAGSVPGKEHFSEIPVAPPIPVSPPTTRATSAHFPPRKLRSCEKKTDLYILQPERLNTSGQSNPLKGKLTNCHVTGCERPFSVQKIHHTNLILLVVDTLCPCGNKQLSIEPIEAMTEPGACTARRERLYRRRPPKCINYHPEEMEIKICGGASTQFSRSTLVVLLLTIFVVRLA, encoded by the exons ATGTTTCTGCGTATCGACAGGATCGTGCGCTCGGGGATCTTGTTTCTGTTGTGCATCGGCTCGAGCTTTCAGCAGGAGGAGGATATACCCCATAACGA agTAAAAAACTGGGCCTTGAAATTTGGAGTGGATCTATGGGAATTTGGTAAGCAAGTGACCAAAATGACCGAAATACAAAAG AATTATTACAAAGTCGAGGCGAATCTTATTAAAAGGGACGGCTTGGTACTGGTAAGAGAAATGGCTGCTGAAGTTAAAAATATGATGGACTTTAAAATGAACGCTGTAATG AGGCTAATGGAAAGTGCCGAACAGGCCGCAGTTTCTGCGCCAAGAGACGGTAACGTGTCACCTAAGTATCATTCTTCCCATCGTTCGAATCTTTTTATGGGAGATGGCAAAGGTTCCTCCGATTCTCGTGAAGTATATCTAAGCATGAATCGTCATTTCGATCGGCTAGCAGTCAATGTCAGTTTATCGTCGGTTCTCATGCCAGCTGGAATACAAGAGACAG AAAGCGACGTTGCTGCGGGCATTCAATGGAGCGAATACTTGGATCCTCTTTTCGTCAATAATTACGAAAGCGATCCTTCGTTATCTTGGCAGTACTACGGCGCTACCTCGGGATTTTTAAGACGCTTTCCTG ccaTAACGTGGCCACCGATGGAATTTGGCACGAACAAGTCACCGTCAGTTTCCTCGAATCGTGTTTATCGCGACGTGTACGACTTCAGGACTTCTAATTGGTTCGTCGGTGCTGCGAATAGTCCAAAAGATTTGGCAATTTTAATAGACACCATGGGATACGATAGCGAGAGGAATCAACGATTAATAAGTGCCACTACAAAGGCGATATTGGACACGTTAGGTCCCGACGATTACGTGAACGTTTACCGATATGGCGAAACGGCCGAGGAAATCGTACAGTGTTTCAAGGACAGCTTAGCCCAGGCCTCGCCAGAGAACATACACGAGCTCAAGCTCGCAACGAATACATTGAAACGCGAGGAAACGACAAAGAATATATCGGCGGCCTTGAGTACGGCCTTTGAAATACTTCAAAAGTACAACAGAACCAGTCAGGGTAGTCAATGTAATCAGGCGATAATCTTGATAACGACTGACAACGAAGGTCCTCCAAAGGAAGTGATCAAAAGGTATAACTGGCCGCACATGCCAGTCAGATTATTTACTTACCTCGTTGGCGGTGACAAGAGTCCGGAACTCTTTGACATGGCATGCAACAACAAAG GGTATTATGCGAGAATTACCAAGCCGGAGGAGATTAAAAGTAAAGTTTTCGAATATGTAAAGGTACTCGCCCGACCTATGGTCCTTTATCAGCACGATCATCCTATACACTGGAGTCCGGCTTACATCGGTGGAAAG agcGGTAGATACGGCAGGGAAAATCGTGGACAGCTGATGACGTCCGTCACTGCTCCGATTTTGGATCGTCGAAATCATACG TTGAAAAGGGCTAATTTATTGGGCGTCGTTGGTACCGACGTTCCCGTCGAAGAAATTCAAAAACTCGTCCCACCTTCcaaa TTGGGAGTCAATGGATACTCCTTTATTGTCGACAATAATGGCCGTGTCTTGTATCATCCGGATCTGCGTCCGTTG CCAGGAAATGCAGAT TACGAGGAGACACTGAAACCTACGTATATTAGCGTAGACCTATCGGAAGTCGAACTAGCCGAATACGACGGACCCTCGCACTCTTTGAacaattctcttcttttagaT TTGAGGCACGATATGATCGATCAGAAGGAAGGGGAGACTGGCTTTGCTGTGAAAATTCATTACGATGACATG AAAAGAGTGACTATCAGACGacacaattatttttacaagcCGATCGAGGGTACGCCGTTTTCATTAGGTTTGGCTTTACCCGAAGGGTATGGCATGTTCGAACTCCTTGCCGAACAAGAGATCAAGCACACGATAGTCGATG TGACGGAATActttaaaggtaataattgGAAAGTACATCCAGATTGGGTGTACTGTGAATATAATTCGGCATCGGACAAGTTGTTCTCTTCCCCGGAGGAACGCGTTTTGCACTTTTTATCACGCACGCGAAAACCCGGGTGGAAGTGGATGTCCTTGAGACCAAGGAGTCCAAGCTCGCACCATAAACAGGCGAGCAAGCCGGACAAGGACGCTTATTATT GTGATAAGAGATTACTTCAGTCTTTAGTTTTGGACGCATTGGTAACGGATGGgtttgataaaagaagaagttcGATGCACAAAGAAGAGAATCCAAA CCAAGGGAAAGGTAGATTCGGGGTTACGAGAAGCTTCATCGCAACTAGAAGCGGACTTTTTCGTTGGCACGAACATCAACAGAGCGATGAGACCGCAGAGGAGCC TTGGTTTCCCGAACAACAAGCAAGAGCTATGGAATCGTCTTGGTACAAACGTGCCGTCGATCAACACTCGATAGAGCCAGAAAGTTTCGTTTTTAGCGTTCCATTCGATGCCG CCGAAAGACCGAATCCTCTGGTTACCGCGACACACGCTATCTTCATTGGAAAAGGACATAAAGCTCCGGCTGCAGTGGTAGGATTGCAATTTCAACATTCCTCATTGGCGTCGCATTTCGTTAACATAACTTCAACG TGTACAGGAATGTCTGGCTGCAAAAAGAACTGTGCGTCGGAGGAACTCGACTGTTACATACTCGACAATAGTGGATTTATCGTTATAAGCGAGAGACACGAACATACCGGGAAATTTTTCGGCGAGATAGATGGTACCATAATGGATTCCTTGGTACAAGATAGGATATACAG GAAGGTAACAGTTATCGATTATCAGGGAACGTGCAGCCCTCAAGAAAGTCACCGTTCGTCAGCACCAAGAACCACATCGGCATCTATTTTAAAAGGCACCGCGCTTATCGGCAATTTCATTTGGAATCTTTTTGTCAGCTTCAACGTTCAAGATATTTGGCGTACTGTAGTGGCCTTTGCCAAGGATGCGGCACATTCCATGCAAAACGATG ACGATCTGATATTTTCTGACACCGACGTTGAAACCGATCCCAATAACAACGGTGCCGACGAACTAGCTGAACTTCACAATTTGGAGTCGATAGCACCGGCGGAATCAACCGCTGGATCTGTACCAGGAAAAGAACACTTTTCGGAAATACCAGTCGCACCTCCGATACCCGTTTCACCACCGACTACTCGTGCCACGTCCGCCCATTTTCCACCGCGCAAATTAAGGTCTTGCGAAAAGAAGACGGATCTTTATATCTTACAGCCTGAAAGACTCAATACCAGCGGCCAAAGTAATCCGCTTAAAGGAAAACTCACGAATTGCCATGTTACAGGATGCGAAAG